Part of the Fusarium oxysporum f. sp. lycopersici 4287 supercont2.54 genomic scaffold, whole genome shotgun sequence genome, TGGCGCTTGATCCAGCTCTTCCGGCCCTTCGAGCCCTTCCGGGACAAGGACTCTTCCAAAACATATCGTTTGTTCCTCCACACTGCTCGCGGAAGATCTGCAACAGTAGGGTGGTCTGGCAATGCCGACTGCGTCGTCAGCTCGAATTGACTCGCCAAATTCCTCGGTGGtcgaagaaaagaaaaggcagaGGGTGGAGGCGAAGGAAGCATGATGTCGTCGGATTCCATCGGGTTAGGCGTCGACTCGTGGGAGGAATGGTACGCGTTGAAAGGTAAACAAACTAGCACCGACGCGACTTGATGTCGCGAGGACGGGACGTAAAAGTTAAGGAGCTACTTTCTCCCCCACCAGCCTGACCGTGGTACTGGGGTAGGTCACTAATGGAAGGCTtgatggatgactttgatTGGCTGGGGTCGCTCACCAGCCAGGTTCCGGGTAAGCTGTGAAAGTGCGGTCAACGGTCTGGCAGCATGGACGCTGGATGGCATATTGTGTATCAAATATATCAAATGTTATTTCAAATCGAGGATTTTGTATTTGTTTGATTGAAATAAAATTTTGGCatatttgattgatttgtttgGCAATTTGTTTGATTGGATTTGATCTGGGGGCTGCGCTGTTAATTGGCCTGCAGACTCAGCGGATTTAGATCCAATAGAACACCTTTGGAAGGCTTTAAAGGCCAAATTACGAAGAATTCATCCTGAATATACCAGGCTAGGGAAGAGCGAGGCTCATAGGAAATTGCTGGTCAAAAGGATCCAACATGTGTAGGAAGCCTTGCCTGACCACCTGATTTTGAAGCTAACATAGTCGGCCGCCAACAGACTTCGCACTTGCAACAAGGCCCGATGTTGGTATACAAAATGTCCATCCCTAAGTCCAGAGCTATTCATTAATGTGCATTTTATTATATGCCGATTGAGATTAAATTATCAATAGCAAGTTGAAATTACCTGTGATAATTGGTAATGTGGCGTGCGGGGATATGTCGGACTTTTTTGGCCCGACATTTTTGGAACCGGTCTAGCCGCAGTTTACCAGGCCCTACCTGTATCTCGCCTAGCGATTGCTTCTTGATTCTAGGACCGACATGCCTCCCGGGACTTCTTTTTTGTCACGAACTTTCATTCTATTTTGAATTGGGATGCCACTACAAGCTTTCTTGGGAATGTCCATCAACCATACCAGTGTAGGAAGAAGCCCTAAACTGTAAAAGCCTCTGACGACTCCGTTTAGCTGGAGGACGCCTGACAACAATTCAGCTACAAGGCCTGTAATAATCCCAGAGAAACCTCTATACGACTCGAAAATGCACTGTGGTCACAAGTCCAacagcaaaaaaaaaaaaaaaaacaggATTGTGGCAGGTATATAACGTAGTCTATGGTGTAGAAGATTAATAGGATACAAGAGGTTAAGCTAGACATCCAAGCTCTATTAATTACCATCCGGTGTTGATGCCATATCTACCTCACTAATTCAACGCCGACAGTTCGAGCTAAGTAATTTATGATGGCCAGCAGGCAGGATATGAGTCAAAACATGCCCTTATTGCCTGTGGCGGTACCACCTATGCTCTCTAACCCTGTCGCCAGATAATactcatcctcatcacttCTACGTCATTCGCAAATCCAACTTAATCGCAATACTTCAAACGGGCATCAAATGAATTCAATAGAGGCATTTTCAAATGATTATCAGAACCCTAACAACTCGAGATCTGCATCACTTGCTTATTGAGTATATTGCACGTCAGATACATTACACTTTAAATAAAATGAACTCTGTAACTATGTAGGACTCCGGCTTTATAGTGCCCGGCTCTTTAAGATATTCAGTAAATCGACAGAGTAAAGTTACTAATCCAATACTGGATAGTATCTTCTAAATCAAGGAATGTCAGAGCTATAGAGCAGTACAAGTCCACCAAAACTATCAGTAACCTCGCATCCATAATAATTGTACTTATTCCAGAGAAGGTATTATGCGGTTGTAATCAATCAGTCATTGCATGCCCAGGATAGCTATTACTTCCAAGATCATCATTACTCCACAGCATTTTATGGGTATCCAGGCCAGATACATCTGCCATGCTTGAAAATCTGGCCATCGGGGCAGACACATCTGCCATGCTGAAAGACTTGGCCATCGGGGCAGATACATCTGCCATGCTTGAAAATCTGGCCATCGGGGCAGATACATCTGCCATGCTTGAAAATCTGGCCATCGGGGCAGATACATCTGCCGTGCTTGAAAATCTGGCCATCGGGGCAGATACATCTGCCGTGCTTGATAATCTGGCCATCGGGGCAGATACATCTGCCATGCTTGAAAATCTGGCCATCGGGGCAGACACATCTGCCATGCTGAAAGACTTGGCCATCGGGGCAGATACATCTGCCATGCTGAAAGACTTGGCCATCGGGGCAGATACATCTGCCATGCTTGAAAATCTGGCCATCGGGGCAGATACATCTGCCATGCTTGAAAATCTGGCCATCAGGGCAGACACATCTGCCATGCTTGAAAATCTGGCCATCGGGGCAGACACATCTGCCATGCTTGAAAATCTGGCCATCGGGGCAGATACATCTGCCATGCTTGAAAATCTGGCCATCGGGGCAGATACATCTGCCATGCTTGAAAATCTGGCCATCGGGGCAGACACATCTGCCGTGCTTTGAAAATCTGGCCATCGGGGCAGATACATCTGCCATGCTTGAAAATCTGGCCATCGGGGCAGATACATCTGCCATGCTTGAAAATCTGGCCATCGGGGCAGACACATCTGCCATGCTTGAAAATCTGGCCATCGGGGCAGACACATCTGCCATGCTGAAAGACTTGACCATCGGGGCAGATACATCTGCCATGCTGAAAGACTTGGGCATCAGGGCAGATGATATGGCTAGTGCGCTGAAGAAGGTTGCCCTCGGCCTACCCTGGCTTCCTGATCATTGGTGGTAGGCTCGACATGCGGCATAGCCTTGACAGTGAGGGCCAGGGCAAGGAGATTGACAAAGAGGTATGTGATATGCATCATGGATAATTATGTTTGTCTTTCAGGGAAGGCTAGTTGCGGTAAATTATAATAGGGGAACCAAGGATTTCTTTATTCAACAATCGAGAATTAGAAGAATAAACAAGAGCATACCTTTCTGGGGAGGACTAATAATGCGGCTGCAGTGTGCGATGAGCTGAGTTTATATAGACTTCTGTGTTGCATCCTATGTATAAGTATCAATCATGGTGCT contains:
- a CDS encoding uncharacterized protein (At least one base has a quality score < 10) codes for the protein MADVSAPMVKSFSMADVSAPMARFSSMADVSAPMARFSSMADVSAPMARFSSMADVSAPMARFSKHGRCVCPDGQIFKHGRCICPDGQIFKHGRCICPDGQIFKHGRCVCPDGQIFKHGRCVCPDGQIFKHGRCICPDGQIFKHGRCICPDGQVFQHGRCICPDGQVFQHGRCVCPDGQIFKHGRCICPDGQIIKHGRCICPDGQIFKHGRCICPDGQIFKHGRCICPDGQIFKHGRCICPDGQVFQHGRCVCPDGQIFKHGRCIWPGYP